From the Synechococcus sp. KORDI-49 genome, the window GTCGGCTACGGCGACTACGTTCCCCAGACATCTCTAGGGCGGCTGCTGGCTTCGGTGGTGATGCTGCTCGGATTCGGCATCATCGCGATCCCCACCGGACTTCTGACGGTCTCCGGCCTGAAGGACCATCAAAGCCGTCAGGCCGTCCGCCCAGAAGCCTGCGTGGCCTGTGGACGGCGTGGACACCGTGTTGATGCGAGCCATTGTGATCATTGCGGGACATCGCTCGACGTTGATGTTGCTGCTGAGCTCTGATGCCGGATCAGAGCCAGTGCTTCCCTGGCGGCCTGCTGCTCAGCATCCTTACGGGATTTTCCGAATCCTTCGGCGCTCGTTTCCCCGGCCACGGAGACGATGCTCCGAAACCGCTGCGGGTCGCCATGGTGTTGGCTGATCTGCTCAGTGGCATAGACCGGGAGGCCGTGCCCGAGACCCTGGCTGTATTCCTGAAGGCTCGATTTGCTGTTGAACCGTTCCGGGTGGCGCAGCATCTCCGCACTTGAGCTGTTCCAGTGAGGAGTGAGCCAGGTGAGGACGGTATCGATCCCCGAGCTGGTGAACACAGCGCCGATCATCGCTTCGGTGATTTCCGCCAGGATCGTGTTGGTGGCGGTGGTGTCATGACGCCCCTTCTCACCCATGTCGATCAGCTCCAGCAAACCGATCTGATCACCGAAGATCGCAAGCCAGCGATCGCTGACCAGCCATGCCCGCAGCTCGGACTTCTGGCCGACACTGAGTTCCCCCTGGTGTTGACGTAAGTATTGCGTTGCCGCCAGCCGCAGCACGGCATCTCCAAGAAACTCCAGTTCTTCGTGATTGCTGGATCGACCAGCAGAGGTGTGGGTCAGAGCTTCCTGCAGAGGTTCTGTGTTGATGACATCCAGCGCCTGTTGATTCAGCCATTTCAGCAGCTTGTCAGCTTTGTTCACTTCCGGTGAGGACATGACAGCACCAGCTGGCTTGACGATTTTAGTTTGTTGCGATGCAGCTGCATGCAAACAAGTTAAATTGGCTTAAAAAGTATTGATCGATGTCCATCCGGTTGAACCGACTCAGAAGTCTTGATGAATTTCATGACTATTGCCATCGTTACGCACCGCAGATGGAGGCTCATTTCGCAAGAGTCAATGATGCTCTTGCATGGGTTGACGATCAGAATCAAACGCGCTTCAAGGCTTTTTCCTATCCTGCTGGTCGCAAGGTTCAAATGATTGTGAACCGGCAACAGGTTGAAGGACGCTGGATCAGGAACGACAGAGAATCATTTGTGTGCCCTAAAACAGGGTTGAATAACAGGATGAGAGCCTCGATTCATCTGATGGATCTTGTGGCTGATTTGTATCCCGATTCTCGTATTTATCTCACTGAACAGGTCACATCGCTGTTTCGTGCCGTGCAACGGCAATACCCCGACTGTGTTGGTAGTGAATACCTTGGTGAGAACTTTTCTCCTGGAATGGTCAATGCAGAGGGTGTTCGGCATGAAGATCTCGAACGATTAAGTTTTGCTGACCAATCATTTGATCTCGTTATGAGTTTTGATGTGCTTGAGCATGTCGTGGACGCTCACCGTTCGATGCAGGAGGTTTTTCGCTGCTTGGATGGCGGAGGAACATTCATCTGGACAGCACCGTTTGATTCCGGGAGAAAGCAAAATACAGTGCGTGCTGTCGTTCAGGACGGTGAGATTGTTCATCTCATGCCACCGGAGTATCACGGGGATCCGATGAAGCCTGATGGTGTTCTCTGCTTTCGTTACTTTGGCTGGGATGTACTTGATCACTTGCGAAATATCGGCTTTCAAGATGCCTATGTTTTGTTGGTGCACTCTGAACTGTATGGCTATGTTGGGCGCCCACTCAGCTTTTTCGTGGCTAAAAAGTGAGAGTGCTGACGGATCCGCCAAGCGATCATCTTTCGCTTGATCGCATGGCGTAGCCTTCAATAAAGCTGCTTATTTAAGCATTTCGTTGATGAAATTTCGGGCTATTGTAAGTTTGGGGTGGCTTGCATTGTGATCAAAGATGCTTGGATTGGTTTTGTATAAGTTAATGCTTGTCTTGATTTGAGGCACGTAGTCTTGTAATGACGTTCGTGCCTCAATCTGCCCAGAGGCTTCCCATGGGTGTTGGAAATGCGTTGAGGTGAGTGACCTTGTTACGAAGGATGGTATGGGAAGTTGTAGTTGATTGAGTGGATCTTTTGTGTAGGGTATGTAGTATGCAGCATCGCACTTTAAAGCCTTCGTCCATATTTTTAAA encodes:
- the rnc gene encoding ribonuclease III, whose product is MSSPEVNKADKLLKWLNQQALDVINTEPLQEALTHTSAGRSSNHEELEFLGDAVLRLAATQYLRQHQGELSVGQKSELRAWLVSDRWLAIFGDQIGLLELIDMGEKGRHDTTATNTILAEITEAMIGAVFTSSGIDTVLTWLTPHWNSSSAEMLRHPERFNSKSSLQEYSQGLGHGLPVYATEQISQHHGDPQRFRSIVSVAGETSAEGFGKSRKDAEQQAAREALALIRHQSSAATSTSSDVPQ
- a CDS encoding class I SAM-dependent methyltransferase, coding for MSIRLNRLRSLDEFHDYCHRYAPQMEAHFARVNDALAWVDDQNQTRFKAFSYPAGRKVQMIVNRQQVEGRWIRNDRESFVCPKTGLNNRMRASIHLMDLVADLYPDSRIYLTEQVTSLFRAVQRQYPDCVGSEYLGENFSPGMVNAEGVRHEDLERLSFADQSFDLVMSFDVLEHVVDAHRSMQEVFRCLDGGGTFIWTAPFDSGRKQNTVRAVVQDGEIVHLMPPEYHGDPMKPDGVLCFRYFGWDVLDHLRNIGFQDAYVLLVHSELYGYVGRPLSFFVAKK